A region from the Bubalus kerabau isolate K-KA32 ecotype Philippines breed swamp buffalo chromosome 12, PCC_UOA_SB_1v2, whole genome shotgun sequence genome encodes:
- the ZAR1L gene encoding protein ZAR1-like isoform X2, protein MKVEHKTRLETNCLGILLLRCAWAPGGRMERIFCVPYSLYPGYGNMLRLGQSGLSEHRQPHWRQTNVPPTFLARPRLLMPSNASDCCVDPYKRAQLMAVFSHMNPGLSLRLRKANTKDVGVQVSLRVGKSVQCSLGPRTLDSLSPWASAGHRAPISAWGLSSPVPGHWGEVRLREELSGPPEAGQPPLPLPPPSPPPRSEEDPPKELQPREELVEEDSSSPRERKSEPAPVDSSQPLGRPNFQFLEPKYGYFHCKDCKTRWESAYVWCISGTNKVYFKQLCCKCQKSFNPYRVEAIQCQGKNQMEERNNPKVWEKKTSSGAC, encoded by the exons ATGAAGGTGGAACACAAAACAAGGCTTGAAACAAACTGCCTCGGGATATTGCTATTGCGCTGCGCCTGGGCGCCAGGTGGTAGGATGGAGCGCATCTTCTGTGTTCCCTACAGCTTGTACCCGGGCTATGGGAACATGCTACGTTTGGGCCAGTCTGGACTCTCTGAGCACAGACAACCGCACTGGAGGCAAACCAATGTTCCCCCCACTTTCCTGGCCAGGCCCAGGCTGCTGATGCCCTCCAATGCCTCCGACTGCTGCGTGGACCCTTACAAGAGAGCCCAGCTCATGGCCGTTTTCTCCCATATGAACCCCGGCCTGAGCCTGCGGCTGCGCAAGGCTAACACCAAGGATGTGGGCGTGCAGGTGAGCCTCCGGGTGGGCAAGTCCGTGCAGTGCTCTCTGGGGCCTCGCACCCTGGACAGCCTCTCCCCCTGGGCCAGCGCAGGCCACAGGGCACCCATATCTGCCTGGGGCCTCTCTTCGCCGGTGCCCGGCCACTGGGGTGAGGTGCGACTGCGGGAGGAGCTCTCGGGTCCTCCCGAGGCTGGCCAGCCGCCCCtgccactaccaccaccatcaccaccaccaaggtCGGAAGAGGATCCCCCCAAGGAACTTCAGCCACGTGAGGAGCTGGTGGAGGAAGACTCCTCGAGTCCTCGGGAGAGGAAGAGCGAGCCGGCCCCGGTAGACTCCAGCCAGCCGCTTGGGAGGCCCAACTTCCAG TTTTTAGAACCCAAATATGGCTATTTTCACTGTAAAGATTGTAAGACCAGATGGGAGAGTGCTTATGTGTGGTGCATTTCTGGAACTAATAAG GTTTATTTCAAACAACTCTGTTGCAAATGCCAAAAGAGTTTTAACCCTTATCGAGTGGAAGCAATCCAGTGCCAG GGCaaaaaccaaatggaagaaagaaacaaCCCTAAAGTGTGGGAAAAGAAGACCTCAAGTGGAGCATgttag
- the ZAR1L gene encoding protein ZAR1-like isoform X3 codes for MKVEHKTRLETNCLGILLLRCAWAPGGRMERIFCVPYSLYPGYGNMLRLGQSGLSEHRQPHWRQTNVPPTFLARPRLLMPSNASDCCVDPYKRAQLMAVFSHMNPGLSLRLRKANTKDVGVQVSLRVGKSVQCSLGPRTLDSLSPWASAGHRAPISAWGLSSPVPGHWGEVRLREELSGPPEAGQPPLPLPPPSPPPRSEEDPPKELQPREELVEEDSSSPRERKSEPAPVDSSQPLGRPNFQFLEPKYGYFHCKDCKTRWESAYVWCISGTNKVYFKQLCCKCQKSFNPYRVEAIQCQNTGKSHL; via the exons ATGAAGGTGGAACACAAAACAAGGCTTGAAACAAACTGCCTCGGGATATTGCTATTGCGCTGCGCCTGGGCGCCAGGTGGTAGGATGGAGCGCATCTTCTGTGTTCCCTACAGCTTGTACCCGGGCTATGGGAACATGCTACGTTTGGGCCAGTCTGGACTCTCTGAGCACAGACAACCGCACTGGAGGCAAACCAATGTTCCCCCCACTTTCCTGGCCAGGCCCAGGCTGCTGATGCCCTCCAATGCCTCCGACTGCTGCGTGGACCCTTACAAGAGAGCCCAGCTCATGGCCGTTTTCTCCCATATGAACCCCGGCCTGAGCCTGCGGCTGCGCAAGGCTAACACCAAGGATGTGGGCGTGCAGGTGAGCCTCCGGGTGGGCAAGTCCGTGCAGTGCTCTCTGGGGCCTCGCACCCTGGACAGCCTCTCCCCCTGGGCCAGCGCAGGCCACAGGGCACCCATATCTGCCTGGGGCCTCTCTTCGCCGGTGCCCGGCCACTGGGGTGAGGTGCGACTGCGGGAGGAGCTCTCGGGTCCTCCCGAGGCTGGCCAGCCGCCCCtgccactaccaccaccatcaccaccaccaaggtCGGAAGAGGATCCCCCCAAGGAACTTCAGCCACGTGAGGAGCTGGTGGAGGAAGACTCCTCGAGTCCTCGGGAGAGGAAGAGCGAGCCGGCCCCGGTAGACTCCAGCCAGCCGCTTGGGAGGCCCAACTTCCAG TTTTTAGAACCCAAATATGGCTATTTTCACTGTAAAGATTGTAAGACCAGATGGGAGAGTGCTTATGTGTGGTGCATTTCTGGAACTAATAAG GTTTATTTCAAACAACTCTGTTGCAAATGCCAAAAGAGTTTTAACCCTTATCGAGTGGAAGCAATCCAGTGCCAG AACACAGGCAAAAGTCACCTCTAA
- the ZAR1L gene encoding protein ZAR1-like isoform X1, with product MKVEHKTRLETNCLGILLLRCAWAPGGRMERIFCVPYSLYPGYGNMLRLGQSGLSEHRQPHWRQTNVPPTFLARPRLLMPSNASDCCVDPYKRAQLMAVFSHMNPGLSLRLRKANTKDVGVQVSLRVGKSVQCSLGPRTLDSLSPWASAGHRAPISAWGLSSPVPGHWGEVRLREELSGPPEAGQPPLPLPPPSPPPRSEEDPPKELQPREELVEEDSSSPRERKSEPAPVDSSQPLGRPNFQFLEPKYGYFHCKDCKTRWESAYVWCISGTNKVYFKQLCCKCQKSFNPYRVEAIQCQTCSKSRCSCPQKKRHINLRRPHRQELCGRCKDKRFSCGSIYSFKYIM from the exons ATGAAGGTGGAACACAAAACAAGGCTTGAAACAAACTGCCTCGGGATATTGCTATTGCGCTGCGCCTGGGCGCCAGGTGGTAGGATGGAGCGCATCTTCTGTGTTCCCTACAGCTTGTACCCGGGCTATGGGAACATGCTACGTTTGGGCCAGTCTGGACTCTCTGAGCACAGACAACCGCACTGGAGGCAAACCAATGTTCCCCCCACTTTCCTGGCCAGGCCCAGGCTGCTGATGCCCTCCAATGCCTCCGACTGCTGCGTGGACCCTTACAAGAGAGCCCAGCTCATGGCCGTTTTCTCCCATATGAACCCCGGCCTGAGCCTGCGGCTGCGCAAGGCTAACACCAAGGATGTGGGCGTGCAGGTGAGCCTCCGGGTGGGCAAGTCCGTGCAGTGCTCTCTGGGGCCTCGCACCCTGGACAGCCTCTCCCCCTGGGCCAGCGCAGGCCACAGGGCACCCATATCTGCCTGGGGCCTCTCTTCGCCGGTGCCCGGCCACTGGGGTGAGGTGCGACTGCGGGAGGAGCTCTCGGGTCCTCCCGAGGCTGGCCAGCCGCCCCtgccactaccaccaccatcaccaccaccaaggtCGGAAGAGGATCCCCCCAAGGAACTTCAGCCACGTGAGGAGCTGGTGGAGGAAGACTCCTCGAGTCCTCGGGAGAGGAAGAGCGAGCCGGCCCCGGTAGACTCCAGCCAGCCGCTTGGGAGGCCCAACTTCCAG TTTTTAGAACCCAAATATGGCTATTTTCACTGTAAAGATTGTAAGACCAGATGGGAGAGTGCTTATGTGTGGTGCATTTCTGGAACTAATAAG GTTTATTTCAAACAACTCTGTTGCAAATGCCAAAAGAGTTTTAACCCTTATCGAGTGGAAGCAATCCAGTGCCAG ACCTGTTCAAAGTCTCGTTGTTCCTGCCCTCAAAAGAAAAGACACATCAATCTAAGGAGGCCCCATCGGCAGGAACTGTGTGGCCGCTGCAAAGACAAGAGATTCTCCTGTGGCAGTATTTACAGCTTTAAATACATCATGTGA